Proteins from a single region of Planctomycetia bacterium:
- a CDS encoding methyltransferase domain-containing protein: MPFDCQRAPAQPSLASVASEPSLQRLDAQQLTRVSVLLPLSTGATGVTAKLRAWLDHLDGRQGEIVVVADGSAGDAWKTVAELASVDERVRLIRHARRGFGEALRKAIQQMRGDIALIAPLDAAPVDTNLDAWLRPIRGGLADAVLAAPSSAPPRSVSRPRPLLAQRMTTRCLNAMFGLSLSEGWSAPIAVRADVLRHLRLTSHGDEIVTELICRLAQWDAKIREIACDTQSLPRRAGLLRHLMRAVRCRAWDTQFTTHAGFYILTAVAKADQYNRWIVDQVRPFLGRRVLEAGAGIGNLSQLFDDCERLVLADREEVYLDRLEQRFAHDERVRVMPVDLTAEADVEACAAERIDTIFCSNVLEHLEPDEQVLRSFAAALQPGGHCILVVPAGERLYTGIDAALGHFRRYEPAALERKLSNAGLDVVFTHRFSRLGTLGWAVSGHVLRRRTLSPRQMIWFDRLLPVARLLELVLPVPGMSLIMVGRKPLRPAVPQQRRAA; the protein is encoded by the coding sequence GGAGCCCAGCCTGCAGCGCCTCGATGCGCAACAGCTCACGCGGGTCTCCGTGTTGCTACCGCTCTCAACGGGCGCCACCGGCGTGACAGCGAAACTGCGCGCGTGGCTCGATCACTTGGACGGTCGCCAGGGCGAGATCGTGGTGGTCGCCGACGGCTCGGCCGGCGACGCTTGGAAAACAGTCGCCGAACTCGCCTCGGTAGACGAGCGCGTCCGACTGATTCGGCACGCTCGCCGCGGCTTTGGCGAAGCGCTCCGTAAGGCGATTCAGCAAATGCGCGGCGATATTGCGCTGATTGCCCCGCTCGACGCCGCGCCGGTTGATACGAATCTCGACGCCTGGCTCCGGCCAATCCGCGGCGGACTGGCCGACGCCGTCCTCGCCGCGCCTTCGAGTGCCCCTCCGCGCTCCGTTTCACGGCCACGCCCGTTATTGGCTCAGCGAATGACGACGCGCTGTCTGAATGCGATGTTCGGGCTTTCGCTGTCCGAAGGCTGGAGCGCTCCGATCGCGGTCCGCGCCGACGTGCTACGCCATCTGCGGCTCACGAGCCACGGCGACGAAATCGTCACGGAGTTGATTTGCCGCCTCGCACAATGGGACGCGAAGATTCGTGAGATTGCCTGCGACACGCAGTCGCTGCCGCGCCGGGCTGGACTGCTTCGCCATCTCATGCGCGCCGTGCGTTGCCGCGCTTGGGACACGCAATTCACGACGCACGCCGGGTTCTACATCCTGACCGCGGTCGCGAAAGCCGATCAGTACAACCGCTGGATCGTCGACCAGGTCCGGCCGTTCCTCGGCCGCCGTGTGCTAGAGGCCGGCGCCGGCATCGGCAATCTCAGTCAACTGTTCGACGATTGCGAGCGCCTGGTGCTTGCTGATCGCGAAGAGGTCTATCTCGACCGGCTCGAACAACGCTTCGCCCACGACGAACGCGTCCGCGTGATGCCGGTCGATCTGACAGCGGAAGCGGACGTCGAAGCCTGCGCGGCGGAGCGCATTGACACCATCTTCTGCTCTAACGTGCTGGAGCACCTGGAGCCCGACGAGCAAGTGCTCCGGTCCTTCGCCGCAGCGCTGCAGCCGGGCGGACATTGCATCCTCGTCGTGCCAGCCGGCGAACGGCTCTATACCGGCATCGACGCGGCACTGGGGCATTTTCGCCGCTACGAACCGGCAGCGCTGGAGCGGAAGCTCTCGAACGCCGGCCTCGACGTCGTGTTCACGCACCGCTTCAGCCGCCTGGGCACGCTCGGCTGGGCCGTCTCTGGGCACGTGCTCCGCCGCCGTACGCTCTCCCCGCGGCAGATGATCTGGTTCGACCGCTTGTTGCCAGTGGCCCGGTTGCTGGAACTCGTTCTGCCGGTGCCCGGCATGTCGCTGATCATGGTCGGCCGGAAGCCGTTACGCCCAGCGGTTCCGCAGCAACGCCGGGCT